In Paraburkholderia youngii, the genomic stretch GAATAGTGCTGCAGATTCGTGTTGGTCATGAACGAGATGACCGTATTGAAGATCGTCGAGGGCGCAAGCATCCCGCGGCCCAGCGGATTGAGCGGCATCAGCGGTTGCAGCGACAGCACCACGAAGCCGAACACGAACAGCGCAACGTTGAAAATCAGCAGCGCAATCGTGTACTGCTTCCAGTCCTGCGCGCCGCTGTCGAGCTTCGCTTCGAACCAACGCAAAAAGCGCGGCGCACGATAGTGTCCGTCCATGATCCACGTCATGTAACGGCTAAGCGGTATCGATACGGCGATCGCCGTGACGAGAATAAGCAGCGGCAGGGTCCACATGGGCCACCCCCACGGAAACGGAATAAAGAGCGTGCGTGTCCTGTGGGCCGGTCAGAACCACTCGGGCCGGATCAGCGCAACGAACAGATACAC encodes the following:
- the kdpF gene encoding K(+)-transporting ATPase subunit F, coding for MAWLAAAISALTFVYLFVALIRPEWF